From Leopardus geoffroyi isolate Oge1 chromosome B4, O.geoffroyi_Oge1_pat1.0, whole genome shotgun sequence, a single genomic window includes:
- the CHD4 gene encoding chromodomain-helicase-DNA-binding protein 4 isoform X3: MASGLGSPSPCSAGSEEEDMDALLNNSLPPPHPENEEDPEEDLSEAETPKLKKKKKPKKPRDPKIPKSKRQKKELGDSSGEGPEFVEEEEEVALRSDSEGSDYTPGKKKKKKLGPKKEKKSKSKRKEEEEEDDDDDDSKEPKSSAQLLEDWGMEDIDHVFSEEDYRTLTNYKAFSQFVRPLIAAKNPKIAVSKMMMVLGAKWREFSTNNPFKGSSGASVAAAAAAAVAVVESMVTATEVAPPPPPVEVPIRKAKTKEGKGPNARRKPKGSPRVPDAKKPKPKKVAPLKIKLGGFGSKRKRSSSEDDDLDVESDFDDASINSYSVSDGSTSRSSRSRKKLRTTKKKKKGEEEVTAVDGYETDHQDYCEVCQQGGEIILCDTCPRAYHMVCLDPDMEKAPEGKWSCPHCEKEGIQWEAKEDNSEGEEILEEVGGDPEEEDDHHMEFCRVCKDGGELLCCDTCPSSYHIHCLNPPLPEIPNGEWLCPRCTCPALKGKVQKILIWKWGQPPSPTPVPRPPDADPNTPSPKPLEGRPERQFFVKWQGMSYWHCSWVSELQLELHCQVMFRNYQRKNDMDEPPSGDFGGDEEKSRKRKNKDPKFAEMEERFYRYGIKPEWMMIHRILNHSVDKKGHVHYLIKWRDLPYDQASWESEDVEIQDYDLFKQSYWNHRELMRGEEGRPGKKLKKVKLRKLERPPETPTVDPTVKYERQPEYLDATGGTLHPYQMEGLNWLRFSWAQGTDTILADEMGLGKTVQTAVFLYSLYKEGHSKGPFLVSAPLSTIINWEREFEMWAPDMYVVTYVGDKDSRAIIRENEFSFEDNAIRGGKKASRMKKEASVKFHVLLTSYELITIDMAILGSIDWACLIVDEAHRLKNNQSKFFRVLNGYSLQHKLLLTGTPLQNNLEELFHLLNFLTPERFHNLEGFLEEFADIAKEDQIKKLHDMLGPHMLRRLKADVFKNMPSKTELIVRVELSPMQKKYYKYILTRNFEALNARGGGNQVSLLNVVMDLKKCCNHPYLFPVAAMEAPKMPNGMYDGSALIRASGKLLLLQKMLKNLKEGGHRVLIFSQMTKMLDLLEDFLEHEGYKYERIDGGITGNMRQEAIDRFNAPGAQQFCFLLSTRAGGLGINLATADTVIIYDSDWNPHNDIQAFSRAHRIGQNKKVMIYRFVTRASVEERITQVAKKKMMLTHLVVRPGLGSKTGSMSKQELDDILKFGTEELFKDEATDGGGDNKEGEDSSVIHYDDKAIERLLDRNQDETEDTELQGMNEYLSSFKVAQYVVREEEMGEEEEVEREIIKQEESVDPDYWEKLLRHHYEQQQEDLARNLGKGKRIRKQVNYNDGSQEDRGVCGRPRPPPMGRSTRAVGPAHLPSLPPDWQDDQSDNQSDYSVASEEGDEDFDERSEAPRRPSRKGLRNDKDKPLPPLLARVGGNIEVLGFNARQRKAFLNAIMRYGMPPQDAFTTQWLVRDLRGKSEKEFKAYVSLFMRHLCEPGADGAETFADGVPREGLSRQHVLTRIGVMSLIRKKVQEFEHVNGRWSMPELAEVEENKKMSQPGSPSPKTPTPSTPGDTQPNTPAPAPPAEDGIKIEENSLKEEESAEGEKEVKSAAPEATVECTQPPAPASEDEKVLVEPPEGEEKVEKAEVKERTEEPMETEPKGVADVEKVEEKSAVDLTPIVVEDKEEKKEEEEKKEVMLQNGETPKDLNDEKQKKNIKQRFMFNIADGGFTELHSLWQNEERAATVTKKTYEIWHRRHDYWLLAGIINHGYARWQDIQNDPRYAILNEPFKGEMNRGNFLEIKNKFLARRFKLLEQALVIEEQLRRAAYLNMSEDPSHPSMALNTRFAEVECLAESHQHLSKESMAGNKPANAVLHKGILKQLEELLSDMKADVTRLPATIARIPPVAVRLQMSERNILSRLANRAPEPTPQQVAQQQ; this comes from the exons ATGGCGTCGGGCCTGGGCTCCCCGTCCCCCTGCTCGGCGGGCAGCGAGGAGGAGGATATGGATGCACTTTTGAACAacagcctgcccccaccccacccag AAAATGAAGAGGACCCAGAAGAGGATTTGTCAGAAGCAGAGACTCCAAAgctcaagaagaagaaaaagcctaAGAAGCCTCGGGACCCTAAAATCCCTAAGAGCAAGCGCCAAAAAAAGGAG CTGGGGGACAGCTCTGGGGAGGGGCCGGAGtttgtggaggaggaggaagaggtggctCTGCGCTCAGACAGTGAGGGCAGCGACTATACCCCtggcaagaagaagaagaagaagcttggacctaagaaagaaaagaagagcaaatccaagaggaaggaagaggaggaggaggatgacgatgatgatgattcAAAG GAACCTAAATCGTCCGCTCAGCTCCTGGAAGACTGGGGCATGGAAGACATTGACCATGTGTTCTCAGAGGAGGATTATCGCACCCTCACCAACTACAAGGCCTTTAGCCAGTTTGTCCG ACCCCTCATTGCTGCCAAAAACCCCAAGATTGCTGTCTCCAAGATGATGATGGTTTTGGGTGCAAAGTGGCGTGAGTTTAGCACCAACAACCCCTTCAAAGGCAGTTCTGGGGCATCAgtggcagcagcagcggcagcagcagtgGCTGTGGTGGAGAGCATGGTGACGGCCACTGAAGTTgcaccacctcctccccctgtGGAGGTGCCTATCCGCAAGGCCAAGACCAAGGAGGGCAAAG GTCCCAATGCTCGGAGGAAGCCCAAGGGCAGCCCTCGTGTACCTGATGCCAAGAAGCCTAAACCCAAGAAAGTAGCTCCCCTGAAAATCAAGCTGGGAGGTTTTGGTTCTAAGCGTAAGAGATCCTCG AGTGAGGATGATGACTTAGATGTGGAATCTGACTTCGATGATGCCAGTATCAATAGCTATTCTGTTTCTGATGGTTCTACCAGCCGTAGTAGCCGCAGCCGCAAGAAACTCCgaaccactaaaaagaagaagaaag GCGAGGAGGAGGTGACTGCTGTGGATGGTTATGAGACAGACCACCAGGACTATTGCGAGGTGTGCCAGCAAGGCGGTGAGATCATCCTGTGTGATACCTGTCCCCGAGCTTACCACATGGTCTGCCTGGATCCGGACATGGAGAAGGCTCCTGAGGGCAAGTGGAGCTGCCCACACTGC GAGAAGGAAGGCATCCAGTGGGAGGCTAAAGAGGACAATTCGGAGGGTGAGGAGATCCTGGAAGAGGTTGGAGGAGACCCTGAAGAGGAGGATGACCACCATATGGAATTCTGTCGTGTCTGTAAAGACGGTGGGGAGCTGCTCTGCTGTGACACTTGTCCTTCATCCTACCACATCCACTGTCTGAACCCCCCACTTCCAGAGATCCCTAATGGTGAATGGCTCTGTCCCCGTTGTACG TGTCCAGCTCTTAAGGGCAAAGTTCAGAAGATTCTAATCTGGAAGTGGGGTCAGCCACCATCTCCCACACCAGTGCCTCGGCCTCCAGATGCTGATCCCAATACTCCCTCCCCTAAGCCCCTGGAGGGGCGGCCAGAGCGGCAGTTCTTTGTGAAATGGCAAGGCATGTCTTACTGGCACTGCTCCTGGGTGTCTGAACTGCAG TTGGAGCTGCACTGTCAAGTGATGTTTCGAAACTACCAGCGGAAGAACGATATGGATGAACCACCGTCTGGGGACTTTGGTGGTGATGAAGAGAAGAGCCGAAAGCGCAAGAACAAAGACCCTAAATTTGCAGAGATGGAGGAACGTTTCTATCGCTATGGGATAAAACCTGAGTGGATGATGATCCACCGAATTCTTAACCACAG TGTGGATAAGAAGGGCCATGTCCATTACTTGATCAAGTGGCGGGACTTACCCTATGATCAGGCATCCTGGGagagtgaggatgtggagatacAGGACTACGACCTGTTCAAGCAGAGCTATTGGAACCACAG GGAGTTAATGAGGGGTGAGGAAGGACGACCAGGCAAGAAGCTCAAGAAGGTGAAGCTGAGGAAGTTGGAGAGGCCTCCTGAAACTCCAACAGTTGAT CCAACAGTGAAGTATGAGCGACAGCCAGAGTACCTGGATGCTACAGGTGGAACCCTGCACCCCTATcagatggagggcttgaactggTTGCGCTTCTCCTGGGCTCAGGGCACCGACACCATCTTGGCTGATGAGATGGGCCTTGGGAAGACTGTCCAAACAGCAGTCTTCCTCTATTCTCTCTACAAGGAG GGTCATTCCAAAGGCCCCTTCCTAGTGAGTGCCCCTCTTTCTACCATCATCAACTGGGAGCGGGAGTTTGAAATGTGGGCTCCAGATATGTATGTGGTGACGTATGTGGGTGACAAAGACAGCCGTGCCATCATCCGAGAGAATGAGTTCTCTTTTGAAGACAACGCCATTCGTGGTGGCAAGAAAGCCTCTCGCATGAAG AAAGAGGCATCTGTGAAATTCCATGTGCTGCTGACGTCTTATGAGTTGATCACCATTGACATGGCTATCTTGGGTTCCATTGATTGGGCATGCCTCATTGTGGATGAAGCGCATCGGCTCAAGAACAATCAGTCAAAG TTCTTCCGGGTCTTAAATGGTTACTCACTTCAACACAAACTGTTGCTGACCGGGACTCCATTACAAAACAATCTAGAAGAGTTGTTTCATCTCCTCAACTTTCTCACCCCAGAGAGGTTCCA caATTTGGAAGGCTTTTTGGAGGAGTTTGCAGACATTGCCAAGGAAGACCAGATTAAAAAACTGCACGATATGCTGGGCCCTCACATGTTGCGGCGGCTCAAAGCTGACGTGTTCAAAAATATGCCATCCAAGACAGAACTGATTGTGCGTGTGGAGCTGAGCCCCATGCAGAA GAAATACTACAAGTACATCCTCACTCGAAATTTTGAAGCACTCAATGCTCGAGGGGGTGGCAACCAGGTCTCTCTGCTGAATGTGGTGATGGATCTTAAGAAGTGCTGCAACCACCCATATCTTTTCCCTGTGGCTGCGATG GAAGCCCCTAAAATGCCCAATGGCATGTATGATGGCAGTGCTCTAATCCGAGCATCTGGAAAATTATTGCTGCTACAGAAGATGCTTAAGAACCTTAAGGAGGGTGGGCACCGTGTACTCATCTTCTCTCAG ATGACCAAGATGCTGGACTTGTTGGAGGATTTCTTGGAACATGAAGGTTATAAGTATGAACGTATTGATGGTGGGATAACTGGGAACATGCGACAAGAGGCCATTGACCGCTTCAATG CACCGGGTGCTCAACAGTTCTGCTTCTTGCTTTCTACTCGAGCTGGGGGCCTTGGAATCAATCTGGCCACTGCTGACACAGTTATTATCTATGACTCTGACTGGAACCCCCATAATGACATCCAG GCTTTTAGTAGAGCTCACCGTATTGGGCAGAATAAGAAGGTGATGATATATCGGTTTGTGACCCGTGCGTCAGTGGAGGAGCGCATCACGCAGGTGGCAAAGAAGAAGATGATGCTGACGCATCTAGTGGTTCGGCCTGGGCTGGGCTCCAAGACTGGATCCATGTCCAAACAGGAGCTTGATGACATCCTCAAGTTTGGCACTGAAGAACTATTTAAGGATGAAGCCACAGATGGAG GAGGAGACAACAAAGAGGGAGAAGATAGCAGTGTTATCCACTATGATGATAAGGCCATTGAGCGACTTCTGGACCGTAACCAGGATgagacagaagacacagaattgcAGGGCATGAATGAATATTTGAGCTCATTCAAAGTGGCCCAGTACGTGGTGCGGGAAGAAGAGATGGGG gaggaagaggaggtagAACGAGAAAtcataaaacaggaagaaagtgtGGATCCTGACTACTGGGAGAAATTGCTGCGGCACCATTATGAGCAGCAGCAAGAAGATCTAGCCCGAAATCtgggcaaaggaaaaagaatccgTAAACAGGTCAACTACAATGATGGCTCCCAGGAGGACCGAGGTGTGTgtggccggccccgccccccacccatgGGCCGTTCCACTAGAGCAGTGGGCCCCGCTcatctgccctctctccctccagatTGGCAGGACGACCAGTCCGACAACCAGTCCGATTATTCAGTGGCCTCAGAGGAAGGTGATGAAGACTTTGATGAACGCTCAGAAG CTCCCCGCAGGCCCAGTCGCAAGGGCCTGCGGAATGATAAAGATAAGCCATTGCCTCCTCTGTTGGCCCGTGTTGGTGGGAATATTGAA GTACTTGGCTTTAATGCTCGTCAGCGAAAAGCCTTTCTTAATGCAATTATGCGATATGGGATGCCACCTCAGGATGCTTTTACCACCCAGTGGCTTGTGAGAGATCTGCGAGGCAAATCAGAGAAAGAGTTCAA GGcttatgtgtctctttttatgcgACATTTATGTGAGCCGGGGGCAGATGGGGCTGAGACCTTTGCTGATGGTGTCCCCCGAGAAGGCCTGTCTCGCCAGCATGTCCTTACTAGAATTGGTGTCATGTCCTTGATTCGAAAGAAG GTTCAGGAGTTTGAACATGTCAATGGGCGCTGGAGCATGCCTGAACTTGCTGAAGTAGAGGAGAACAAGAAAATGTCCCAGCCAGGGTCACCTTCCCCAAAGACTCCCACACCCTCCACTCCAGGGGACACACAACCCAATACCCCTGCACCTGCCCCACCTGCTG AGGATGggataaaaatagaagagaatagcCTCAAAGAAGAAGAGAGtgcagaaggagaaaaggaggttAAATCTGCAGCCCCAGAGGCCACTGTCGAG TGTACAcaaccccctgcccctgcctcagaGGATGAAAAAGTCCTTGTTGAACCTCccgagggagaggagaaagtggaaaaggcagaggtgaaggagagaacagaggaaCCGATGGAGACAGAGCCCAAAG GTGTTGCTGACGTGGAGAAGGTAGAGGAGAAGTCAGCAGTAGATCTGACTCCCATTGTGGTAGAGGACAAAG aagagaagaaagaagaagaagagaaaaaagaggtgaTGCTTCAGAATGGAGAGACCCCCAAGGACCTGAATGAcgagaagcagaaaaaaaatattaaacagcgATTTATGTTCAACATCGCAGATGGTGGTTTTACTG AGTTGCACTCCCTTTGGCAGAATGAGGAGCGGGCAGCCACAGTCACCAAGAAGACTTATGAGATCTGGCATCGGCGACATGACTACTGGCTGCTGGCTGGCATCATAAA CCATGGTTATGCCCGGTGGCAGGACATCCAGAATGACCCACGCTATGCCATCCTCAATGAACCTTTCAAGGGTGAAATGAATCGTGGCAATTTCTTAGAGATCAAGAATAAGTTTCTAGCCCGAAGGTTCAAG CTCTTAGAACAAGCCCTGGTGATTGAGGAACAGCTGCGCCGGGCAGCTTACCTGAACATGTCTGAGGACCCTTCTCACCCTTCCATGGCCCTAAACACCCGCTTTGCTGAGGTGGAGTGTTTGGCGGAGAGTCATCAGCACCTGTCTAAGGAGTCAATGGCAGGAAACAAGCCAGCCAATGCAGTCCTGCACAAAGGTA